One Candidatus Omnitrophota bacterium genomic window, CTGTTAATTTATAAAACTTAATTATAATTCTTATTGGTTTGCTTGTGTCTTTATTGTAAAAATCTTCCTCATTAACTGTTAACGACTTCACCGTGTTATAAAATAGGTTGAGGGCTTGCAAAAATGTTGATTTTCCCGAGCCATTCGGACCTATCAGAATAGTTAAATCCTCAAAAGTAAGTGTTTCCTCCCTTATAGATCTGTAATTTAATACTGAGATTTCTTCAATAATCATTTAGTTCCTTTATCCATAAAATCCTTTAACTGCCAATTTCTTAGTTTTTAACAATAACCTTCTGTTTCTTTTATCGCTTTGCTATATAAACAATAATCACAGTCTTTGCTATGTCCAGGCACCTTAGGGTTCATCAGGCATTTATGCATTTCAACTATTACAGGATCAATCCAAGAGCTATTTCCTTCATAAGAAATAATTTTAATGTTAAACTCAAGCTTTGCATCAAAACTTTCCTTGTTGGTATTTCCATTACAATATACAAAGTAACCGGTAGAAGAAACATTAAAATCGTTTTTCCTGAATAACCACTGATATATTTCCATTTGTCTTTTATAAGATACCTGCCAATCTGCATCTAAGTTTACCTCTTCCTCTTTGGACGTGCTCTTATAATCTACGATAAAAAGTTGGCCTTCTGATCCGGCCCAGACATCATCCACGGCTCCTGAAAGCAAAAGATTAGTTTGCGGATGTAAATATTCTATTCCGCCACGAAGAGCATCTCGCCAGAGATTTAACTTTTCATGTTGAAAAGGAACAGCCTTTATTCCATAGGTTTGCATAAGGGGGTGGGGCGTTTGTTTACTTCTATGCAAATCGAATTCTTTCTTAAGTAATTTATCCACCGCAGAATTCAAAGCAAAGGGAAATCCTGGAGGCTGCCCCACTCCTAGTCTTCTATCAAGATAAAAACAGCGTGGACAGTTAATAAATAGCTCGATTTTAGAACGGCTTATCTTGAATGGTAATTTATTAAGCGGATCAAATAGATTCCGCGTTCTTCTTCCAGAATAGTATTTTGACATTTTAAGCCTTTGAATAACCTATGAAACAAACTCGGCTGCTAACAAATCCTATTTTGTCTATAAACCTTATAAATATTTCTGCTGGCATAACTGCCCTTTGAATTAGCGGAACACAGCGCATCGTAGATATGTTGGGGTACGTTAAAATACTCATAAAGTGAACCGTCTTTAAACTCTATTTGCAAGATTGCACTATCAGAATCATATCCTATAGAAGCTAAAGTTGAGGAATTAACAGAAATCATATCCACCTTTCTTTCTCCTTTTTGATATGTTTTTCCTCTATGAGAACTGCTGCCATGAAACTATTTCTACTTTTTAAGAATTAGAAATATCTATGTATTAATTATTCCTTTTGAAAATCATTTACTATTGTAAAAATTAAAGCCACGGTTGCAGAAGCAGTAGCCTTAGAAATAGTGTATTTTTTACTCTTTTCTGCAGCTAAATGTACCGAGTTTCTAAATCGTCTAATTGCTGAAGCCAAATTACTGATCTCTTCTTTTAAAAAACCTTTTTTTTGACATATTTCAATTAGTTCTTCAAATCTTTTATTCTTCACATTTTCATTTTTATTATCTAGGAATAATCTTAGCAATTCCTCTATCACTCCACCAGCCAAAATTACAGCTGGTTTATTAAAATCATTTCTGGCTAAAAAATAGGCTTGTTCAACGTCTCTAAAAATAATTTCTCTTCTAAATTGGCTTTTAACAAAGTTAATATTTTTCCCAAATACACGCTTGCTTATTCCAAAGTCTTTTTTTATTCCATCCCAATAATTCTTATTTTCGGCTTGTTTCTTTTTTCTTGAAGATCGGGCATGCAGCCATGAAGAGCTCTCGGGTTGTGGGCCATCTTCACAATACCAACCTTCACTATAATCTAGATATTCTGAAGGACAATCAAGCCGATCAGTTATTGCTACTCGAAAGGAAATAGCATCTAAGTCTTTGTAACGCGCTGGGCTAAAATCAGAAACCCTACCTTCCCAACAGCCTTCTATCTTTCGAGTTTCACGATTTCTTTTTATAAATACCGTATTGGTATTGGCTACTAATTTCCCCTCATTCATAGGGTGACGGAACATTGATTTAGTAAAAAACGCTCTGTTATCTGGTAGCTGATCCCAATGACCCCGCCAATTTGTTACCATTATGTATTTCATATTGGCCCCTTCTTAAAATTAATCTTAATATAAATTAAGGCAACCTCCTATTCTAGAGAATCGCCTTATGTTTTAGTATTCAAACCCCCATTCCCCACCTCTTTGTGCTGGGAATTATTATACTACCATTCTAAGCAATATTAAGCTTTTTTCTTAGAAATTTATGTTAGATTTTGCCATTTATTGCGTCTATTACATTAAAGGTAGATAAACAATTTTCTTGACCTTTTTTACATTTCGTAGTACAATCGAAAAAGAATCGAAAGTAGAGACTAGATATGCTTACAAAACGCAAAAAACAAATATTAGACTTCCTGAAAGACTATATAAATAAACATCGCTATTCGCCCTCCCTAGAAGAAATAAAAAAACATTTCCGATTATCTTCTGTAGCCACGATTCATTACCATATACGCCAATTACAAGAGATGGGGTATTTAGACAAAATGAATAACCATCCTAGAACAATAGATGTCTCAATGGAACAAAAGTTAATACGAATTCCGATTCTTGGTACTATTGCGGCCGGGCAACCCATTGAGGTAATTGAAAACAAAGAAAGCATCGCCATCCCCCAAAGCAAAATTAATTCTAACGATGAATATTTTGCATTACGAGTAATTGGAAATAGCATGATAGATGAAAATATAAATGAAGGGGATATTATCTTAGTAAGAAGACAATCAGTAGCTGAAAATGGACAAAAGATAGTTGCGCTTATTGATAATTATAAAGCGACTCTAAAAAAATTCTATAAAGAAAGAGGACATATTAGACTTCAGCCTGCAAATAAATTCCTTGAGCCAATTATTATAGATAAGAAGAGCGAATTTGTTATACAAGGCGCAGTAGTTGATGTTATAAAGAATACTGCCTCCGAACCCCTAACTATTACACCTCCAATTAAAGATAAGCCCAAAAAACATGATAAATTGCCCTTAAACAAAATTATTTGTGGGGATGCCCTTGAAGAGATTAGAAAGATTCCGGATGAATCCTGTCATGTTATTATTGCTGATCCTCCTTATAATATTGGTAAAGATTTCGGCAATAACCTAGATAAAAGAGATTTGGGAGAATATATTGCATGGTGTAAAACTTGGATTAATGAATGCGCCAGAATAATGAAACCCCGCGCTACAATGTTTATCTATGGATTCAGCGAAATCTTAGCTTATTTATCTGTTGAGATTCCCCTAAACCGGAGATGGCTAATTTGGCATTATACTAATAAAAACGTGGCCTCTCTCCAATTCTGGCAAAGGAGCCATGAAGCAATTATCTCTTGCTGGAAAGATGATCCTGTTTTCAATAGGGATGATGTACGAGAACCTTATACTGAAGGATTCTTAAATGGAGCGGCTGGCAAAGTTAGGGCAGGAACCGCAGGACGATTTAGCCGAAATGGAAAAGAAACTATTTATAAAGCGCATGAAGCGGGAGCGTTGCCTAGAGATGTTATTAAAATCCCTGCATTAGCCGGAGGCGCTGGCATGACCGAACGATGGTTTTTATGCAAAACCTGTGATAACGTTTTTAAGCCAGATGCCCTTAAGAAACATATTAACCATGATATAATAAAACACCCAACACAAAAACCTTTGGAGCTCTCGGGAAAGCTAATTAAGTCATCGATACCTAAGAATGGCGGCATAGTATTGGCTCCTTTTGCCGGGGTAGGCTCGGAATGCGTAGCAGCTAAACAACTTGGACTAGCTTACATCGGAATTGAGCTTAATCCTGAGTATATTAGGATTGCAAATAAAAGGTTGGATAGTATTGAAGTGCAGGATACCCTCAAATTATTCTAATCGTAAAGCGCCTTCTCTTCTTCAAAAATTGTTGGCGTAAAAACTGTAAAACCATTTTTTAGAATCTTGATCTTCCCTGTATCTAACCAATCAGCCTTAAACTCACTATAAGCCTTTTTAAACCCACCCTTCTTTTTATTAGGATCTAGAAGCATGTCAAAATTTGGAACTTTGTAGACGATTTTAATAAATTTTCCATAAAGTTGCTTTTTGGGCTTCTTTTCCGCCCTTACCTCTCTGCTAAAAGTCTCTTTTTTAACCTGGTAATTCAACTTTTTCCCTTTATAAGTAACTCTAAAGTCAGCTCCTTGATGATCTAATTCTGAAGACATCTCTACAGATTTTTCTCCAAAAACCGCTTCGGCTACGTAACCAGCATGAATTTGAGTAATAATACTCGCCCAAGTACGGTAAATCCTCGCAGGCAGACCTTTATAAAAACAGGTTTTGCACATTTGGGTCTTATTACGAAACAATTCTAGATTCTTACGGTATAGTTTCCTATATTCTTCATAGAACTGCTCGTAAGAGATAACCTTTCTTTTATCCCAATATATCTTATAAAGCAAATCTAATGCCTGGATTTCTCTAGGTAAATCCATTTCAACTATTTTAATGGGCATGAATTTCTTACGATAGTTGCCCAAATCAACAATCTCTAAAAACTTTTCAAATTGCTCGTTGTCCATTTTAGCCATATTTTCTCACTATAATAATTCTTTTACAGAAACATTAAGCGCTTTTGCAAGCTTAGCGATATTCTTAAGCGCAACGTTTCTTTTCCCGCATTCAATCTGTCCAATATATGTCCGGTGTAAATCGGCTAATTCCGCAAGTTTCTCTTGGGAGAGATTCTTCTTGAGGCGATATTTACGCACCTTAGCACCAAATTGTTCTAGAATTAATGCCATATTCATCTTTCCTTTATTGACAATATTATATAATTATGTTATATTTAAGTCTACAGAATCCGAGTAACATTATTATAAACAAAAAATGTTCCCTCCCCTAAAATTTTCGCCAGTTTTTTGAAAAGATAGCGCCAGGCGGGGCGCGGGGTGGGGGCCGCGCCCCGCCCAAGCATTTTCTGAAGCACTGAACGCAAGAGGCGGGGCAAAGCGCCGTCCGTATAGTTTTAGCTTGTATCAGGCGCTGCGGCCGAGCTTCTTCCTAAAAAAATTTTGTTTTTAAGGGCTAAATTGAGCTAAAGCGAGGACGCACGCCGCGACCCTGGATTTTTTTATTGTTGTAGCGACGAGCCACGCCGAACACGCACTGCATTACCACGAAGCGAGCGGCCCAGCGAGCGCCATTGCCCGCTCAATGTGGGAGCGCCCCCCCAGGGCGCGGTGCATTTAAGCTGTTTCCTTAGAGGCCGGCTTTACCCCGGTATTAGAAAACAAAAACGGCAAGAGGCGGGGCAGAGTTTAGATATAGCAGCTGAGGTTCTTTCCGGGAAAATTTTGTTTGCAGGGCGCGGGGATAAGGAGATGTTTCAGGGCTTTACCCCGGGATGCACCTTGCCCAAAAGGATGGGCAAGTGCCCGGCTTTCTGCCGGGAGTTTCTCAGGGACGAAAATGCTTTCGATCTATCGGATACAAGGACCCCATTTCTAAATGGGGTCCCATAAGTTCCCCTGTGCGAACACCTAGATTGCTATAATACTTTTTACCTGAACCGGCTAACGGAACCCCGTCGCACGAGGAAGTTTCTCTTTTCTTATAAGCTTTTGTTCCAAACTTGCCACTAATCTCTTCTAAAGCTTTATTATTATAACACTCATCGGCTATTTTTTGTAACGTTTTATTCCATATTTCAGCATTTTGACCTCTACTAAAAGGACGACCGAATAACCCGATCTTGAGCTTGCCAATCCCTTTTTTCTTGTCAGCGATTTCGCAGATAACCGAATTAATTATTCTTGGTAAAATTGCCTGAATACGCTCCCTATTATTTTTATTCATCATATAAAAATCTTCAAATAACTGTAATGTCATAATGTAGTCATGAGCTGTCCCGGCCTGTACCTTTTCTGCTTGAATTTCTGATTTCAGTCTGTTTTCTTCTAAAACTAGCTCAGACTCATCTTGATTTAAAGTCCCTAGTTTCTCCTTAACCATATCGATTCCTGCCAGCCCTTTATCTGTGAGTATATCCACTAAATTTGCAATTTTTGTACGAATATCTTTTAGGCTTGCCTGAACTCTATCCAAATCTTCTTCCAAAATTCCTATTGTTGATGCAGTTGCCTGGTTTGCTTTTTTTACGATTTCGGCGATATTCTCCGGATCTAAATGTAAATTCCGCAGCACCTCGATGATTGCATCGTCTACAGCATCTGCAGCCAAAAGATTAACTTCTCCACAATCAATACCATTAGTCTTAAATGCTTTCATGCACATATAATAGGGATAATATTTACCGCCTTTACCGGTAGCCGGCCTTGTAATCATGGTCGACCCGCAATTACTACATTTAAGCAGGCTTTTGGTAAGGTAAACGTAATTACGATTTGAGCCATTGGGACCGTGATTGGTTGTTCTGTTTCTTTTTAAGACCGCTTGGATTGTTTTATGAACATCCTCACTCCTTATGGGTTCCCAGTTCCCGGTATAAATCTGACCATTGTGCTCCTGCTTTGCAATATAGCGAATATTCTGAAGAATACGCGATACTTGAGGTTTTGAATATGTTTTCCCATGTTTAGATTTATAACCTTTTTGGTGCAAAATATCAACAACCTTACCTGCACTTTTCACTCTCAGGTATAATTGATCAATAAATTCAACATGCTTTCTATAAACAGGATCGGGCACATAGGTAGTCTTACCATTAATATCTTTATTTGTTCGATAACCTAATGGTGGCGGACCTATTGGCCGGCCCTGATTAAGATGTCTTATAACAGTTTCTAAACTATATTGCGATATCCGTTCTGCTTGCCATTGGGCAAGATTAGCGTGATTACGCATAATCATCTGCCCGTCAGGCGTTGATGTATCTATATCAAGATCTAGACAGACAAGCGCAACCTCATTCTCGTTAAATTCAGCTGAAATATCTATATAGTCTCTTGTGTTTCTTGCTATACGATCCAGTTTTGTTACTACAACAACATCAATAAGCCTTAATTTAGCAAGTTCAAGGGCTTTAGCTAATCCTCTTCTGCCTTCACGCTTTGTTGCAGTGCGCCCTTTTCTCTGTCCGTCCGGGCCTTCGTTTTCTACGAATATATCGATAAGCTCCCATTTTTGAGGCGCATGCAGACTTGATTTAGACTTCACCCAATTCTTAAGGACTTCTTTCTGATGATCTAATGATTCGCCTATCTTCTGCGCCTGCTTGTCTGTTGAAACGCGGGCAATGCCAAAAACACGGACAACCTTTGCATCCTTAAAGCTATAAACAGTTGTAACTCTTCTCCAAGATATCTTTTCAGCCATAACCTCCCCTACTTTCGTTTGGGTAACATTATAGCATTTATTCTATTCATTGCAATCTTTTTTATTTCCATAAATATCTCTGCTGGTTTCCCGACATGACTCTGCCCAAAGCAATCCAAAGATTTCATTAAAATCTCTTATCCTGTCTTCGTCTGATAATTGCGTATAGGGATTACTTG contains:
- a CDS encoding KTSC domain-containing protein; translated protein: MDMISVNSSTLASIGYDSDSAILQIEFKDGSLYEYFNVPQHIYDALCSANSKGSYASRNIYKVYRQNRIC
- the lexA gene encoding transcriptional repressor LexA, which translates into the protein MLTKRKKQILDFLKDYINKHRYSPSLEEIKKHFRLSSVATIHYHIRQLQEMGYLDKMNNHPRTIDVSMEQKLIRIPILGTIAAGQPIEVIENKESIAIPQSKINSNDEYFALRVIGNSMIDENINEGDIILVRRQSVAENGQKIVALIDNYKATLKKFYKERGHIRLQPANKFLEPIIIDKKSEFVIQGAVVDVIKNTASEPLTITPPIKDKPKKHDKLPLNKIICGDALEEIRKIPDESCHVIIADPPYNIGKDFGNNLDKRDLGEYIAWCKTWINECARIMKPRATMFIYGFSEILAYLSVEIPLNRRWLIWHYTNKNVASLQFWQRSHEAIISCWKDDPVFNRDDVREPYTEGFLNGAAGKVRAGTAGRFSRNGKETIYKAHEAGALPRDVIKIPALAGGAGMTERWFLCKTCDNVFKPDALKKHINHDIIKHPTQKPLELSGKLIKSSIPKNGGIVLAPFAGVGSECVAAKQLGLAYIGIELNPEYIRIANKRLDSIEVQDTLKLF
- a CDS encoding TaqI family restriction endonuclease is translated as MAKMDNEQFEKFLEIVDLGNYRKKFMPIKIVEMDLPREIQALDLLYKIYWDKRKVISYEQFYEEYRKLYRKNLELFRNKTQMCKTCFYKGLPARIYRTWASIITQIHAGYVAEAVFGEKSVEMSSELDHQGADFRVTYKGKKLNYQVKKETFSREVRAEKKPKKQLYGKFIKIVYKVPNFDMLLDPNKKKGGFKKAYSEFKADWLDTGKIKILKNGFTVFTPTIFEEEKALYD
- a CDS encoding XRE family transcriptional regulator, with translation MNMALILEQFGAKVRKYRLKKNLSQEKLAELADLHRTYIGQIECGKRNVALKNIAKLAKALNVSVKELL